In Haematobia irritans isolate KBUSLIRL chromosome 1, ASM5000362v1, whole genome shotgun sequence, a genomic segment contains:
- the LOC142219736 gene encoding parkin coregulated gene protein homolog, translating into MSPDIKYNINHLTGKQCRELLYMKMKKPKRIVPAFTYQALQSNTVVEPPKKTDLFQKRPVKETFFRIYLRRGDIPVTHSGKIYSKKNAQNFPLKWFCTPQDLNYCYYLPIFIDGLSDSDIEIRRLAQFGAMDMILKAPHKILPVLPKTIIPFKRAFNTRDKKIIIGALKVLQLMVLVGPCVGQALVPYYRQLLAVCNLYKNMNVNLGNLIDPDRDRRIADVIEDTLNALEHCGGPNAFINIKYMIPTYESCVHPRYEPSKSENPPSDGWNSKRS; encoded by the exons ATGAGTCCTGATATCAAATACAATATCAATCATTTAACTGGAAAGCAATGTCGTGAGTTACTCTATATGAAAATGAAGAAG CCAAAGCGGATTGTACCAGCTTTCACCTATCAGGCTCTACAAAGCAATACTGTGGTGGAACCTCCTAAGAA gacagatttattccaaaaacgtcccgtcaaggaaactttctttcgaatttatttgcgtCGTGGCGATATTCCCGTTACCCATTCTGGAAAAATATACAGCAAGAAAAATGCacagaattttccattgaaatggtTTTGTACACCACAAGATTtgaattattgttattatttaccCATATTTATTGATGG TTTATCCGATAGTGACATAGAAATACGTCGATTAGCCCAATTTGGAGCAATGGATATGATATTAAAGGCACCTCATAAAATTCTACCGGTACTACCGAAAACTATTATTCCCTTTAAAAGAGCTTTCAACACCCGTGATAAGAAGATCATTATAGGAGCTTTAAAAGTTTTGCAATTAATGGTCTTAGTAG GTCCCTGTGTTGGTCAAGCTCTGGTACCGTACTATCGACAACTTTTGGCCGTTTGCAATTTGTACAAGAATATGAATGTAAATTTGGGAAATTTAATAGATCCGGATCGTGATCGACGCATTGCTGATGTCATTGAGGATACCTTGAACGCATTGGAACATTGTGGTGGTCCAAATGCATTCATCAATATCAAATATATGATACCAACATACGAGAGTTGTGTTCATCCTCGTTATGAGCCATCGAAATCCGAAAATCCACCTTCAGATGGTTGGAATTCTAAGAGATcctag